The region AGCGCGACCAGATCCGTGCTCACCTGCATCGTTCCCTGCGCATACTGCTGACGCGCCTGCGCCAGTTGCCGCTCGGCATCCAGCACGTTGATGAAGCTCGTGATGCCCTTGCGGTAACTGTCGCGCGCGAGCTCGTACGAGGTCTGCTGCGCGGCGACGCTGTCGCCCAACGCATCGCGCCGGGCCTGATCGGTGCGATACACGGCCAGCGCGTTATCGACGTCGCGCAGCGCGGTCAACACCGTCTTGCGGTAATCGAGCGCGGCCTCGGCCTGCTGCGCCTTCGACATGCGCAGGTTCGACACCAGCGCGCCGCCCTGGAAGATCGGCAGCGATACGCTCGGTCCGAACGAATAGAACAGATGCGACCAGCGCGACAGGTCGCTCGCATTTTGCGCGCGCGTGCCGATCTGGCCGGTCAGCGACACATCCGGATAGAACTGCGCGACTGCCACGCCAACGCTGGCCGTCGCCGCATGCAGGCTGGCCTCGGCGCGGCGAATGTCTGGACGGCGACGCGCGAGCGTCGACGGCAAACCCACCGGCACGGTGGGCGGCACCGGCGGCACGGCGGCGGGCGTAGCGAGTTCGGTTTCGAGCGCCCCGGGCGCTTCGCCGACCAGATACGCGAGACCGTTCAGTGCCTGGGCAATCTGCTGATCGTACTGCGGCAACTGGGCCTGAGTTTGCGCGAGCTGCGCAACGGCACTTTTCACGTCGATGTCGCTCGCGAGCCCGACCTTCGCCTGACTCTGCGTCAGCGTGACGATCTCGCGCTGCTGATCGACGAGGCTCGCGGTGATCGCGCGCAGGCTCTGCGCGCCGCGCAACTGCATGTAGGTTTGCGCGACTTCGGCTTCGAGCGAGAGCAGCGCGTCGTTGCGGCTTTCCTCCGCGACTTCGGTTTGCGCCTGCGCGGATTCGACGGAGCGGCGCACGCGGCCGAACAGATCGAGTTCCCACGACGCGTCGAAACCCGCCTGCCAGAGGTTGACCGGCGAAGTCAGCTGATTCAGAA is a window of Paraburkholderia sp. D15 DNA encoding:
- a CDS encoding efflux transporter outer membrane subunit; the protein is MRRTRIESGVYPRLSALSLTMLLAACSVGPDFHPPKADVPAQWQDTQRAASAAAASAAVPAAVPASGTNTANATGHANPSPATSVPTLDTDPDPRWWRNFNDPLLDSLIERAARGNLDLQEAVLRIVEARTQVQSAAAQGLPNVRATGSYTREQLGVKGFLESDGVYDKVNQLGAPNSPVNAIAPGAGANNLLNQLTSPVNLWQAGFDASWELDLFGRVRRSVESAQAQTEVAEESRNDALLSLEAEVAQTYMQLRGAQSLRAITASLVDQQREIVTLTQSQAKVGLASDIDVKSAVAQLAQTQAQLPQYDQQIAQALNGLAYLVGEAPGALETELATPAAVPPVPPTVPVGLPSTLARRRPDIRRAEASLHAATASVGVAVAQFYPDVSLTGQIGTRAQNASDLSRWSHLFYSFGPSVSLPIFQGGALVSNLRMSKAQQAEAALDYRKTVLTALRDVDNALAVYRTDQARRDALGDSVAAQQTSYELARDSYRKGITSFINVLDAERQLAQARQQYAQGTMQVSTDLVALYKALGGGWQDATDAGAAPVSRDGG